The following proteins come from a genomic window of Palaemon carinicauda isolate YSFRI2023 chromosome 12, ASM3689809v2, whole genome shotgun sequence:
- the LOC137651075 gene encoding uncharacterized protein, with amino-acid sequence MLWLSWRHRVASVLLALRQFSPRSKVKDKVEQKVQEINALLSTLGLHFPTLLCWHPPPPPPPPPIPASSPIPAIPLPPIRNSSSYSCNSSSYPCNSSSYSCNSCSSYPCNSCSSYPCNSSSPYPCNSSSSSSSYLCNPSSSSLSLQFLLLLLLSLQSLLLLLILAIPPPPPPPIPASSPIPAIPLPPIRNSSSYSCNSSSYPCNSSSYSCNSCSSYPCNSCSSYPCNSSSLIPAIPPPPPHLISAIPPPPPYPCNSSSSSSYPCNPLLLLLILAIPPPPPPPIPASSPIPPQFLFLLSAILPLIPAILPPIPAILPPIPAIPAPPIPAIPAPPIPAIPPPLIPAIPPPPPHLISVKDKVEQKVQEINALLSTLGLHFPTLLCWHPPPPPPPPPIPASSPIPAIPLPPIRNSSSYSCNSSSYPCNSSSYSCNSCSSYPCNSCSSYPCNSSSPYPCNSSSSSSSYLCNPSSSSLSLQFLLLLLLSLQSLLLLLILAIPPPPPPPIPASSPIPAIPLPPIRNSSSYSCNSSSYPCNSSSYSCNSCSSYPCNSCSSYPCNSSSPYPCNSSSSSSSYLCNPSSSSLSLQFLLLLLLSLQSLLLLLILAIPPPPPPPIPASSPIPAIPLPPIRNSSSYSCNSSSYPCNSSSYSCNSCSSYPCNSCSSYPCNSSSPYPCNSSSSSSSYLCNPSSSSLSLQFLLLLLLSLQSLLLLLILAIPPPPPPPIPASSPIPAIPSSSYPQFFLLFLQFFLLSLRILPPIPAIPAPPILQFLLLLLILSLQIPPPPPYTCNSSSSSSIPAIPPPPPYPCNPPPPHAPRSNYPNIMQNEVSLTGREVTETLYVSLDEYCRSRCSFFFFI; translated from the exons atgctgtggctttcgtggcgccacagagtcgctagtgtgctcctggccttAAGGCAATTCAG tcctaggtcaaaggtgaaggacaaggtcgagcaaaaggttcaaGAAATAAACGCTCTACTGAGTACCTTAGGTCTTCACTTTCCCACCCTGCTTTGCtggcatcctcctcctcctcctcctcctcctcctattcctgcAAGTTCTCCTATCCCCGCAATTCCTCTTCCTCCTATCCGCAATTCTTCCTCTTATTCCTGCAATTCTTCCTCCTATCCCTGCAATTCTTCCTCCTATTCCTGCAATTCCTGCTCCTCCTATCCCTGCAATTCCTGCTCCTCCTATCCCTGCAATTCCTCCTCCCCTTATCCctgcaattcctcctcctcctcctcatcttatcTCTgcaatccctcctcctcctccttatccttgcaattcctcctcctcctcctcttatccctgcaatccctcctcctcctccttatccttgcaattcctcctcctcctcctcctcctattcctgcAAGTTCTCCTATCCCCGCAATTCCTCTTCCTCCTATCCGCAATTCTTCCTCTTATTCCTGCAATTCTTCCTCCTATCCCTGCAATTCTTCCTCCTATTCCTGCAATTCCTGCTCCTCCTATCCCTGCAATTCCTGCTCCTCCTATCCCTGCAATTCCTCCTCCCTTATCCctgcaattcctcctcctcctcctcatcttatcTCTgcaatccctcctcctcctccttatccttgcaattcctcctcctcctcctcttatccctgcaatcccctcctcctcctccttatccttgcaattcctcctcctcctcctcctcctattcctgcAAGTTCTCCTATCCCCCCGCAATTCCTCTTCCTCCTATCCGCAATTCTTCCTCTTATTCCTGCAATTCTTCCTCCTATCCCTGCAATTCTTCCTCCTATTCCTGCAATTCCTGCTCCTCCTATCCCTGCAATTCCTGCTCCTCCTATCCCTGCAATTCCTCCTCCCCTTATCCctgcaattcctcctcctcctcctcatcttatcTCT gtgaaggacaaggtcgagcaaaaggttcaaGAAATAAACGCTCTACTGAGTACCTTAGGTCTTCACTTTCCCACCCTGCTTTGCtggcatcctcctcctcctcctcctcctcctcctattcctgcAAGTTCTCCTATCCCCGCAATTCCTCTTCCTCCTATCCGCAATTCTTCCTCTTATTCCTGCAATTCTTCCTCCTATCCCTGCAATTCTTCCTCCTATTCCTGCAATTCCTGCTCCTCCTATCCCTGCAATTCCTGCTCCTCCTATCCCTGCAATTCCTCCTCCCCTTATCCctgcaattcctcctcctcctcctcatcttatcTCTgcaatccctcctcctcctccttatccttgcaattcctcctcctcctcctcttatccctgcaatccctcctcctcctccttatccttgcaattcctcctcctcctcctcctcctattcctgcAAGTTCTCCTATCCCCGCAATTCCTCTTCCTCCTATCCGCAATTCTTCCTCTTATTCCTGCAATTCTTCCTCCTATCCCTGCAATTCTTCCTCCTATTCCTGCAATTCCTGCTCCTCCTATCCCTGCAATTCCTGCTCCTCCTATCCCTGCAATTCCTCCTCCCCTTATCCctgcaattcctcctcctcctcctcatcttatcTCTgcaatccctcctcctcctccttatccttgcaattcctcctcctcctcctcttatccctgcaatccctcctcctcctccttatccttgctattcctcctcctcctcctcctcctattcctgcAAGTTCTCCTATCCCCGCAATTCCTCTTCCTCCTATCCGCAATTCTTCCTCTTATTCCTGCAATTCTTCCTCCTATCCCTGCAATTCTTCCTCCTATTCCTGCAATTCCTGCTCCTCCTATCCCTGCAATTCCTGCTCCTCCTATCCCTGCAATTCCTCCTCCCCTTATCCctgcaattcctcctcctcctcctcatcgtatCTCTgcaatccctcctcctcctccttatccttgcaattcctcctcctcctcctcttatccctgcaatccctcctcctcctccttatccttgcaattcctcctcctcctcctcctcctattcctgcAAGTTCTCCTATCCCCGCAATTCCATCTTCCTCCTATCCGCAATTCTTCCTCTTATTCCTGCAATTCTTCCTCCTATCCCTGCGAATTCTTCCTCCGATTCCTGCAATTCCTGCTCCTCCTATCctgcaattcctcctcctcctcctcatcttatcTCTGCaaatccctcctcctcctccttatacttgcaattcctcctcctcctcctctatccctgcaatccctcctcctcctccttatccttgcaatcctcctcctcctc ACGCACCAAGGTCTAATTACCCAAACATTATGCAAAACGAAGTGAGTCTGACGGGCAGAGAAGTGACTGAAACTCTTTACGTCTCATTAGACGAGTATTGTCGATCAAGATgcagcttcttcttcttcatctga